Proteins from one Salmonella bongori NCTC 12419 genomic window:
- the yohP gene encoding small membrane protein YohP, whose amino-acid sequence MKILLWAILIIFLIGLLVVTGVFKMIF is encoded by the coding sequence ATGAAAATTCTTCTATGGGCAATCTTAATTATTTTTCTGATTGGGCTGTTGGTGGTAACGGGCGTGTTTAAGATGATTTTCTGA